A portion of the Gemmatimonadetes bacterium SCN 70-22 genome contains these proteins:
- a CDS encoding transcriptional regulator, whose translation MLDIQVIDDPAAATVALEPVRSRLLSELAEPASAATLASRVGLPRQKVNYHLRALEAHGLVRLAEERKWGGLTERLLVASAVSYVVSPSAMGAVAVDLDREVDRLSASYLIALGARLIREVGTFVRRAHEGGKRLATLAVDTEVRFRSPADRAAFSAELTDAIARLVSKYHDESAPGGRAHRLMVMAHPLPQKSEPKEAT comes from the coding sequence ATGCTCGACATCCAGGTCATTGATGATCCGGCGGCGGCGACAGTGGCCCTCGAGCCGGTGCGAAGCCGGCTCCTCTCCGAGCTGGCGGAGCCCGCCTCGGCGGCGACGCTGGCCTCGCGGGTCGGCCTCCCTCGCCAGAAGGTCAACTACCACCTGCGTGCGCTCGAGGCGCACGGGCTGGTGCGGCTGGCCGAGGAACGAAAGTGGGGAGGGCTGACGGAACGGCTCCTCGTCGCGAGCGCCGTCTCCTACGTCGTTTCACCGAGCGCGATGGGAGCGGTCGCCGTCGACCTCGATCGCGAGGTCGACCGCCTGTCCGCCAGCTACCTCATCGCCCTCGGCGCGCGGCTCATCCGCGAAGTCGGCACCTTCGTGCGTCGCGCACACGAGGGAGGCAAACGACTCGCAACGCTCGCGGTGGATACCGAGGTCCGCTTCCGGTCGCCGGCCGATCGGGCGGCCTTCAGCGCCGAACTCACCGACGCCATCGCCAGGCTCGTTTCGAAGTACCACGATGAATCCGCCCCCGGTGGACGCGCGCATCGCCTGATGGTCATGGCGCACCCACTCCCACAGAAGTCCGAGCCCAAGGAGGCAACATGA